GTGTCCGACGAGGCCTGCGTCTGGAGCTTGCCGAAGAACTCCGAATACGGCGTGACGTCCTTCTTCACCGTGATGTTCGGGTACTCCTCGTTGAACTCCGCGATGATCGTGTCGATCGCCGCTTCCTGGGTGGCATCCCAGAACGCGTAGTTGATCTCGGCGGTCATGTCCTTGTCGGCGGTCGACGTCGACCCGCCGTCGTTGGACGAGCATGCGGTGAGTAGAAGTGCCGTGGCGGCGACTCCGGCCAGTAGCGCTGTGCGGCGCATGGGTGTTCTCCTCCGGTTAGAGTGGGCGGGATCGCCCGATGTGCAGGTGATTGCGGGTGACGAGTCACCCACCGGTCGGTGCGGTGTGCGCCGCGCCGACCGGGTCCCCGGCCCCCTCGAAGTAGCCGACGGCGCCCGAGGGCAGCGCGGGCACATCACGGGGTTCCGACGAGTTTCGAAGCGAGTCCGTCGCCGCGGCCGCCGTCGCGACCGCGTGACGCGCGGCGATGGGCGAGGTCTCGGTGGGGATGCCCTCGCGCACGAAGCGGAGGAACTCGGTGACCGTGCGGAGGTCGGCATCGCCGTGTCCGCCCTCGTCGCCGACGATGGGGTGCTCCAGGTCGCCCTCCGGTCGGTAGACGCGGCGCTCGTTCCAGACCCGCACGACGCCGCCGTCGGTGTCGCCGAAGTTCTCGAGGCGGCCCTTCGTGCCGATGACGGTGTAGTTGCGCCAGTAGTCGGGCGTGTAGTGGCACTGCTCGTACGAGGCGTAGACCCCGTTGTCGAGGTGCATGAGCACCATCGACAGGTCTTCGACGTCGATCACCGGGTTGAGCTCTCGCTGCTCGAGCGGCGGCCAGTTGTCGAGGCTGAACCACTCGGGCATCGTGCGGTCGGAGTTGTCGCGCCGATCGGCGATGCCTCCGTAGAGGGTGTCCCCGCCCATGCCGACCACTCGGGTCGTGTAGCCGCCCGCGAGCCAGTGGATGACGTCGATGTCGTGCGCGCCCTTCTGCAGCAGCAGGCCGTTCGACCTCGCCCGCTCGGCATGCCAGTCCTTGAAGTAGTAGTCGCCGCCGTTGCCGACGAAGTGGCGGCACCAGACGGCCTTGACCTCGCCGATCTCGCCGCGCGCGATGGCGTCGCGCATCGTGCGGATGACCGCCATGTGACGCATGTTGTGGCCCACGTAGAGCTTCGCGCCGGCGCCGATCGCGGCCTCGAGCACGGCATCGGCGTCTTCGGTGGTGGTGGCGAGCGGCTTCTCGACGTACACCGCGATACCCGCGCTGAGCAGGTCGATGGCGACCTCGGCGTGCGTGTCATCGGGCGTGAGCACGAATGCCCCGTCGATGGCGAGCCCGGACGCGAGCAGCTCGGCGGTGCTCGCGAAGGCGTCGGCGGTCGCCGACAGCGCTTCCCGGCCGCGAGCGATCGCCGCCGCGTCGGGGTCGACCAGCGCGACGATCTCGCCGAGGCCGGAGGCCGGGGCGTGCTGCGCGAGGTTCGACCTCGCGCCGCATCCGATCACGGCAAGTCGGAGCGGATGCCCCGGCCCGTCGGTGTTCACCATTCGAAGTCCTTTCCATTGGAGTCGAGCGCATCGCCGCCGTCGGGCCGACGCAGCGCCGGCATGGGCACCTCGTGGACTCCGTAGACGAGCTCCGAGCTGAGGTCGAACGCCCGCGAGAGGGCGCCGAAGGCGATCGAGTCGATGCCGAGTCGCGATGCCACGATCGTCGGTGCGAACGGCAACGAGACGAGCCCGGCGACCGCCGCGTCGAGCGGCTTCACGAGCCGGTCGCCGGCGCGCGACATCGGGCCGCCGATGACCACGAGGTCTGGGTCGATCGTCTGGGCGAGCACGACCACCGTGTCGGCGATGCCCGCGATGAACGCGTCGACCTCCGCCACGGCCTCGGCATCGCCCGCATCGGCCAGTTCGAAGACCCCGCGTGCGGTCGACGCGGTGCGCCAGAGCAGGTGTCCGCGCTCGTCGAGGGGAACCCGGAGACTCGCATCGCCGAGTTCGCCCGCGGCGTTGTGGCTGCCGCGGCGCAGCCGGCCGTCGAGCACGAGTCCCGCGGAGATCTGGCTGCCGATGAGCAGGAAGATCATGTCGTCGGCGAGCCGAGCCGAGCCGAGCCGCTGCTCGGCGAGCGCGGCGAGGTTCACGTCGTTGTCGAGCGTGACCGGGCAGCCGAGGAGGGCGGCGAGCTTGCCGCCGACGTCGACGCCCTCCCAGTCGGCGAAGCCGTGGGAGATCCAGATGCGACCGTCGGCGCGTACGAGGCCGGTGACGCCGATGTGGGCGAAGATGAGCCGGTGGGCGGGGGCGTCGGCGAGGCGGAGCGCCTCGGCGACGAGCAGGCGCACGGCCTCGATGCGTGCACTGCCGTCTCGCGGCACGGGTCCCTGGTGCTCGATGCGAGCGGCCACGGTGCCCGAGAGGTCGGCGAGGATGACCCGCATACCGGCGATGCCGACATCGACGCCCGCGACGTAGCCGGCACCGCCGACGAAGCGGGAGACCCGGGCCGGACGGCCGGCGCCGCGGTGCCCGTTCGTCTCGTCGGTCGCGACGAGGCCCCGCGCCGCGAGATCGGCGAGCGCCGCTTCGACCGTGGGCCGGGAGAGGCCGGTGGCGCGTGCGAGCTCGGAGACCGCGGCAGGGCCGTGGTCGCGCAGCTGAAGGGCGCAGCGCGCCGTGTTCGCACGGCGCAGTGCGCCGACGCGGTGCTCGTGCGTGCCGGGCTCCATCGCTGCTCCTTCGGGTTCGCCGACGGGGCATGCCTCGGCGCATCTTCTATTTCGCAAGCGGCTTGCGTAATAGCTTGGGGTCGAGTGAACCACAGTGGTCGGATGTCTGTCAATCGCTTTTGCCAGAGCAGTCGCGGGTCACCCCGAGGAGTCACCGAAAAAACGCAAGGCGGTTTCAGATATACGCGCATCACGCACTGTCGTGCGGCGCATGACACGATGCAGTCATGGCGCGGCACATCGAGTTCGAGGCGGATGTCTTCTCGAAGCACGGGTTGACCCTGCTCGTCGACGGCACCGCGCAGTCGCACGTCGACCCGCTCGACCCGACCCACCTGTTCTTCGAGTACACGCGTCGCATCGGCCACGTCATCGACGCGTCGGGCACGACCGATGCGCCCCCGCGGGTGCTGCACCTCGGCGGCGGCGCGCTCACGCTCGCCCGCTACGTCGCTGCGACCCGCCCCGGGGCCTCGCAACTCGTGGTCGAGCTCGACCGCGAACTACTCGACGCCGTGCTCGAGCGACTCCCGCTGCCGGAGGGCGCGCACGTCGACCCCGTCGTCGGCGACGCGGCATCCGTCATCGTGACCCTCGACGGCGGGTTCGACCTCGTCATCGTCGACCTCTACGCGAACCTGCAGGCGCCGGCGTTCGTGGCGACGGTCGAGTTCATGGGCGGATGCCTCCGGCTCCTGTCACCCGGCGGGGTGCTCGCCGTCAACGTGGCCGATGCCGCGGGGCTCGGCCGGCTCCGCGACCAGGCTCGCGCGATCGCACGGGCCGCCCCCGCGGCAGCGCTCCTCGTCGCGGGCGATCCGACCGTGCTGTCGGGCGCCGAGGAGGGCAACGCCGTGCTCGTCGCCGCGCCCGACGGGCTGCCGCACGGCCTCCGCGAACGGCTGCTCGCCCATGGCCCGCATCCGGCCGAGGTGCTCGACGGCGACCGGCTCGACTTCGTGCTCTGGGGCGCCTGCTGATCCGGGTCGCCCGCCCCGGCGAGCGCAGCGCGAGCGAGCCCGCGCGGTAGCGTGGCATCCGTGTCAGAGCTCGAACGCCGTCTCGCCGTCAGCGGCCACCTCGCCCGGCTCGAGGAGTCGCGCCAGTCCCCGGGCTCGTGGACCCTCTACGTCGACGGCACCCCGCAGTCGCACGTCGAACTCGACCGCCCCGACTGGCTCGGCTTCGAGTACGTGCGACGCATCGGGCACGCGGTCGACCTCGTGCGGCCCGAGGGGCAGCCGATCACGGCGGTGCACCTCGGCGGCGGGGCGCTCACGCTCCCCCGCTACGTGGCGGCGACCCGGCCGGGCTCCCGGCAGCAGGTGGTCGAGCTCGAGTCCGACCTCGTCGAGTTCGTGCGCGAGCACCTGCCGCTGCCCCGCGGCGCGCAGGTGCGGGTGCGCCATGGCGACGCCCGCGAGGTGCTCGCGAAGCTGCCGGCGGGCCTCGACGGCGCCGTCGACATCGCGATCGTCGACATCTTCGCTGGCGCACGCACTCCCGCGCATGTGACGAGCGCCGAGTTCTACGGCCTCGTCTCGCCGCGGCTCGCTCCCGGCGGCATCGTTGCGGTCAACGTCGCCGACGGCGCCGGTCTCGCGTTCGCCCGGTCGCAGGCAGCGACCCTCGCCCACGTCTTCGAGCACCTCGCGATCGCCGCCGACACCTCGATGCTGAAGGGCCGCCGCTTCGGCAACGTCGTGATGTACGCCTCGCACGACGAGCTGCCCTTCGCGGGCCTGCCCCGCCGCCTCGCGAGCGACCCGTCGCCGGCGAAGCTCGTCGACGGTGAAGAGCTCCGCCGGTTCATCGCCGGCGCCCCCGTCGTGACCGATGCCACGGCGGTGCCGTCGCCCCCGCCCGCGCGCTCGGTGTTCCTCTCGAAGCCCTGATGCGCGCGCATCCGCAGCTCAGTCGCGGAAGGTGGCCGCGTCGATGACGAAGCGGTACCGCACGTCGGAGGCGAGCACGCGCTCGTAGGCGGTGTTGATCTCCGATGCCGGGATCACCTCGATCTCGGCGCGGATACCGTGCTCCGCGCAGAAGTCGAGCATCTCCTGCGTTTCGCGGATGCCGCCGATGTTGGAGCCGGCCAGGGTCTTGTTGCCGCCGATGAGCGACATCACGCCGACCTCGAGCGGCTCGCCGGGCGCGCCGACGCACACCATCGCCGCGCCGGCGTCGAGGAGCGACAGGTACGCGTCGAGGTCGATCACGGCGCTGACCGTGTTGAGGATGACATCGAACGAGCCGCGGAGCTCGGTGAACGTCGCCGGGTCGGAGGTCGCGCGGTAGTGGTCGGCGCCGAGGCGCAGCCCGTCGTCCTGCTTGCTCAGCGTCTGGGACAGCACCGTCACCTCGGCACCGAGTGCGTGCGCGAACTGCACGCCCATGTGCCCGAGGCCGCCGAGCCCGACGACCGCGACGCGCGTGCCGGGGCCGACCTTCCAGCGCCGCAGCGGTGAGTAGGTGGTGATGCCGGCGCACAGCAGCGGTGCGGCGACATCGAGGGCGAGGGCCTCGGGAATGCGCACCACGAACGACTCGGTCACGACGACCTGCTCGGAGTAACCGCCCTGGGTGACGGTGCCGTCGCGGTCGGCACTGCCGTAGGTGAAGACCGGACCGTCCACGCAGAACTGCTCGTCGCCGCGGAGGCAGTTGCGGCACTGCCCGCACGAGTTCACCATGCAGCCGACGCCGACCCGGTCGCCGACGGCGTGCCGCGTCACCGCGTCGCCGATCTCGGCGACGATGCCGGCGATCTCGTGGCCGGGGGCGAGCGGGTAGTGCTGCGACCCCCAGTCGCCGCGCACCGTGTGGATGTCCGAGTGGCAGATGCCGGCGTACGCGATGTCGATGCGCACATCGTTCGGCCCGAGCGCGCGGCGCTCGATGCGGGTGCGCTCGAGCGGAGCGGCCTCGCTCGGCGCGGCGTAGGCGTATGCGGTGACGACGGTCATCTCGATCTCCTCGATGCTGGGTCGCGCGGGCGCGCCTGCTCGACGCTACACGCGCCCGCCGACGAGGGTCACCCGTGCCGGAACCGCACCTCCTGGCCGGGGCGGAGCTGGGCGACGGCGTCGAGCGAGGCCGGCGCGACGATCGCGATGACGGGATAGCCGCCGGTGACCGGGCGGTCGGCGAGCAGGATCGTCGGCCTGCCGTCGCCCGCGACCTGGATCGAGCCCGGCACGGTGGCCTCGCTCGCGAGCTCACCGGTCGCCTGCCGTTCGAGCCCCGGGCCGACGAGCCGGGCGCCGACCCGGTCGGCCTGCTCCGAGAGACGCCAGCCGGTGTCGAAGAGCGCGGCGCGCGCGGCATCCGTGAACCAGTCGGCCCTCGGCCCGGGCAGCAGCGCGAGGGTCGCCGCACCCGCCGTCGGCGGGAAGGCGGCCTCGCGATCGAGCAGGGGCACGGATGCCGCGGGCGCCGCGCCGATCTCGAGCACGCGCCCCGCGGCCACGGGTGCCGGGCCGATCGCCGACAGCGTGTCGCGCGAGCGGGAGCCGAGCGCCGCCGGCTCGTCGACGCCGCCGCGCACCGCGAGCAGGTACCGCGCACCGCGTTCGGCCGGGCCGATCTCGAGCACCGCCCCCGCGACCGCGCGACCGGCGGTGTACGGTGCGAGCGGCCGGCCCGCGAGGGTCACGCGGCCCCAGGCACCCGTGACGGCGACCCAGGTCTCGTCGTCGAATCGGGCACGGAACCCGCCCATCAGGATCTCGAGCCCCGCGGCGCCGTCGGGGTTGCCGACGAGCCGGTTCGCGAGGGCGAGGGCCGCCCGATCGAGCGCGCCCGACCTCGCGACCCCGAGGTGCGCGAGCCCAGGCCTGCCCAGGTCCTCGACGAGCGCGAGCGCACCCGGCGCCTCGACGGTGAACCGGGTCATGGCCGACCGGAGTCTTCCACGAATGCGAGCGCACCCGGCGCCTCGACGGTGAACCGGGTCATGGCCGACCGGTCTCCCGGAAACGCACCCGGCGCCCCGGTGCGAAGAGCGCCGGCGACTCCGCGGCGGGGTCCCAGAGCGGCGCATCCGTGCGACCGATGACTCGCCAGCCGCCCGGACTCTGGCGCGGGTAGACCCCGGCGAAGGCCCCGGCGAGTGCGACGGCCCCTGAGGGCACTCTGGGGCGCGGCGCATCGAGCCTCGGCACCTCGAACGGCCAGTCGTCGCTCACGAGATAGCCGAACCCCGGCGCGAAGCCGATGAACGCGACCCGCCATTCGACGGCCTGGTGCCGGGCGACGAGGGCCTCGGTCGAGACGCCGAGGAGGGCGGCGGCACTCCGGAGGTCGTCGCCGTCGTACACGACGTCGACGGTCACCTCGTCGGCGACGTGGCCCGACCTGCGGGCCGCGGCCTCGGCCGGGATGCGCCGCACCCACGTCGCGGCCGACTCGAGCGGCAGGCGCTCGGGGTCGACGGCGACGAGGATCGTGCGCGCCGCGGGCACGAGTTCGACGAGGCCGACCGGCGGCTCGGCCGCGAGCGCATCGTGCAGCGCGAGCACCTCGTCGAGGCTGTCGCACTCCACGAGCAGGGCGGCATCGCCGCTCGGCAGCAGGCGGCGGCTCACGCGAACGCCTCGATCTGGAACCCCGCCCGTTCGAGCGCGGTGCGCACCGCCCGTGCGATCGCGACGGCGCCGGGGGTGTCGCCGTGCAGGCACAGCGAGTCGGCGTCGAGCTCGACCCGGCTGCCGTCGTCGGCGGTGATGCCTCCGGTCTCGGCGATCTCGAGCGCCCGATCGGATGCCGCGGCGGGATCGTCGACCACGGCGCCCGGCTCGCCTCGGGGCAGGAGGGAGCCGTCGGCCGCGTAGCCCCGGTCGACGAAGGCCTCGCGGGCGTAGCGGAGGCCGGCGGCATCCGCGCCCCTCGCGATCGCGCCCGACGGCGGCCCGAGCACGGTGAGTGCGGGGTCGAAGGCGGCGAGGGCCTCGACGAAGGCGTGGGCGGCCGAGTGGTCGGAGGCGAGCCGGTGGTAGAGCGCGCCGTGCGCCTTGACGTAGCGCACCTTGGTGCCGGCTGCGCGGGCGATGCCGTCGAGCGCGCCGAGCTGCACGAGGAGCTCGGCGGCGATCTCGACCGGACTCGTGTCGAGCGCACGCCGGCCGAACCCCGCGAGGTCGCGGTAGCCGGGATGCGCACCGAGCGCGACGCCGTGCCCGGCGGCGAGACGAGCGCTCGCGAGCATCGTGACCGGGTCGCCCGCGTGGAACCCGCAGGCGATGTTGGCGCTCGACACGAGGGCGAACATCGCCGCATCGTCGCCGAGGCGCCACGCCCCGAAGGACTCTCCGAGGTCGCTGTTCAGGTCGATGCTGTTCGCATCGTTCTCGGCGGGCATGCTCCCATTCTGGCGCGGACTCGGGGCACACTGGAGTGAGGAGGACGGGATGGCGCGTACTCGGGTTCCGCACGGCGGCTGCACCGCCGACGACGCAGGCACCGACGCGGGCACCGGCGCGCGGCGCCGATCGGGGCCCGTCGGGCGCGCGGCATCCGCTGCCGGTCTGCTGCTCTCGGTCTCGCTCGGCCTGCTCGCGGCGTGCACGCCCGCGCCCCCGCTGCCGACCCCGACGCCCCTGCCGAGTTCCGCGCCGCCGTCGACGGCTCCGCCCGCGACGCCCGCGCCCCCGCCGCCCGTGCTCACGCCGTCGGGCGCCCCCGAGCCGATCGCGGCCGAGCTCGACGCGCCGTGGTCGATCCTCGTGCTGCCGAACGGCGGCGTGCTCGTGAGCGAACGCGACCGGGGCACCGTCGTCGAGGTGCTGCCCGACGGATCTCATCGCGTGGCGGGCACCGTGCCCGGCGTCGTGGCCGGCGGCGAGGGCGGGCTGCTCGGGCTCGCGTTCCTGCCGGGCGACGGCGACCGTCCCGACCGGGTCTACGCGTACCACACGGCCGATTCCGAGAATCGGGTCGTGCGGATGCCGCTGACCGGCGCCCCGGGATCACTCGCGCTCGGCGGCTCGGAGGCCGTGCTCACCGGCATCCCGCGCGGCGGTGCGAACCACAACGGCGGCCGCATCGCCTTCGGTCCCGACGGCCTGCTCTACGTCACGAGCGGCGACGCGGGCAACCGGGATGCCGCGCAGGACCCGGGTTCGCTGTCGGGGAAGATCCTGCGGGTCACCCCCGACGGCGCCGCCGCGCCGGGCAACCCGTTCGGCAACGCCGTGTGGTCGCTCGGGCACCGCAACCCGCAGGGCATCGCCTGGGATGCGAACGGAGGGCTCTGGGCCGCCGAGTTCGGGCAGAACACGTGGGACGAGCTGAACCGCATCACCCGCGGCGCCA
The sequence above is a segment of the Agromyces hippuratus genome. Coding sequences within it:
- a CDS encoding Gfo/Idh/MocA family protein, whose protein sequence is MVNTDGPGHPLRLAVIGCGARSNLAQHAPASGLGEIVALVDPDAAAIARGREALSATADAFASTAELLASGLAIDGAFVLTPDDTHAEVAIDLLSAGIAVYVEKPLATTTEDADAVLEAAIGAGAKLYVGHNMRHMAVIRTMRDAIARGEIGEVKAVWCRHFVGNGGDYYFKDWHAERARSNGLLLQKGAHDIDVIHWLAGGYTTRVVGMGGDTLYGGIADRRDNSDRTMPEWFSLDNWPPLEQRELNPVIDVEDLSMVLMHLDNGVYASYEQCHYTPDYWRNYTVIGTKGRLENFGDTDGGVVRVWNERRVYRPEGDLEHPIVGDEGGHGDADLRTVTEFLRFVREGIPTETSPIAARHAVATAAAATDSLRNSSEPRDVPALPSGAVGYFEGAGDPVGAAHTAPTGG
- a CDS encoding ROK family transcriptional regulator, whose protein sequence is MEPGTHEHRVGALRRANTARCALQLRDHGPAAVSELARATGLSRPTVEAALADLAARGLVATDETNGHRGAGRPARVSRFVGGAGYVAGVDVGIAGMRVILADLSGTVAARIEHQGPVPRDGSARIEAVRLLVAEALRLADAPAHRLIFAHIGVTGLVRADGRIWISHGFADWEGVDVGGKLAALLGCPVTLDNDVNLAALAEQRLGSARLADDMIFLLIGSQISAGLVLDGRLRRGSHNAAGELGDASLRVPLDERGHLLWRTASTARGVFELADAGDAEAVAEVDAFIAGIADTVVVLAQTIDPDLVVIGGPMSRAGDRLVKPLDAAVAGLVSLPFAPTIVASRLGIDSIAFGALSRAFDLSSELVYGVHEVPMPALRRPDGGDALDSNGKDFEW
- a CDS encoding spermidine synthase, whose protein sequence is MARHIEFEADVFSKHGLTLLVDGTAQSHVDPLDPTHLFFEYTRRIGHVIDASGTTDAPPRVLHLGGGALTLARYVAATRPGASQLVVELDRELLDAVLERLPLPEGAHVDPVVGDAASVIVTLDGGFDLVIVDLYANLQAPAFVATVEFMGGCLRLLSPGGVLAVNVADAAGLGRLRDQARAIARAAPAAALLVAGDPTVLSGAEEGNAVLVAAPDGLPHGLRERLLAHGPHPAEVLDGDRLDFVLWGAC
- a CDS encoding spermidine synthase; translated protein: MSELERRLAVSGHLARLEESRQSPGSWTLYVDGTPQSHVELDRPDWLGFEYVRRIGHAVDLVRPEGQPITAVHLGGGALTLPRYVAATRPGSRQQVVELESDLVEFVREHLPLPRGAQVRVRHGDAREVLAKLPAGLDGAVDIAIVDIFAGARTPAHVTSAEFYGLVSPRLAPGGIVAVNVADGAGLAFARSQAATLAHVFEHLAIAADTSMLKGRRFGNVVMYASHDELPFAGLPRRLASDPSPAKLVDGEELRRFIAGAPVVTDATAVPSPPPARSVFLSKP
- a CDS encoding NAD(P)-dependent alcohol dehydrogenase — its product is MTVVTAYAYAAPSEAAPLERTRIERRALGPNDVRIDIAYAGICHSDIHTVRGDWGSQHYPLAPGHEIAGIVAEIGDAVTRHAVGDRVGVGCMVNSCGQCRNCLRGDEQFCVDGPVFTYGSADRDGTVTQGGYSEQVVVTESFVVRIPEALALDVAAPLLCAGITTYSPLRRWKVGPGTRVAVVGLGGLGHMGVQFAHALGAEVTVLSQTLSKQDDGLRLGADHYRATSDPATFTELRGSFDVILNTVSAVIDLDAYLSLLDAGAAMVCVGAPGEPLEVGVMSLIGGNKTLAGSNIGGIRETQEMLDFCAEHGIRAEIEVIPASEINTAYERVLASDVRYRFVIDAATFRD
- a CDS encoding 5-oxoprolinase subunit C family protein; the encoded protein is MTRFTVEAPGALALVEDLGRPGLAHLGVARSGALDRAALALANRLVGNPDGAAGLEILMGGFRARFDDETWVAVTGAWGRVTLAGRPLAPYTAGRAVAGAVLEIGPAERGARYLLAVRGGVDEPAALGSRSRDTLSAIGPAPVAAGRVLEIGAAPAASVPLLDREAAFPPTAGAATLALLPGPRADWFTDAARAALFDTGWRLSEQADRVGARLVGPGLERQATGELASEATVPGSIQVAGDGRPTILLADRPVTGGYPVIAIVAPASLDAVAQLRPGQEVRFRHG
- a CDS encoding 5-oxoprolinase subunit B family protein, with the translated sequence MSRRLLPSGDAALLVECDSLDEVLALHDALAAEPPVGLVELVPAARTILVAVDPERLPLESAATWVRRIPAEAAARRSGHVADEVTVDVVYDGDDLRSAAALLGVSTEALVARHQAVEWRVAFIGFAPGFGYLVSDDWPFEVPRLDAPRPRVPSGAVALAGAFAGVYPRQSPGGWRVIGRTDAPLWDPAAESPALFAPGRRVRFRETGRP
- a CDS encoding LamB/YcsF family protein produces the protein MPAENDANSIDLNSDLGESFGAWRLGDDAAMFALVSSANIACGFHAGDPVTMLASARLAAGHGVALGAHPGYRDLAGFGRRALDTSPVEIAAELLVQLGALDGIARAAGTKVRYVKAHGALYHRLASDHSAAHAFVEALAAFDPALTVLGPPSGAIARGADAAGLRYAREAFVDRGYAADGSLLPRGEPGAVVDDPAAASDRALEIAETGGITADDGSRVELDADSLCLHGDTPGAVAIARAVRTALERAGFQIEAFA
- a CDS encoding PQQ-dependent sugar dehydrogenase, with translation MARTRVPHGGCTADDAGTDAGTGARRRSGPVGRAASAAGLLLSVSLGLLAACTPAPPLPTPTPLPSSAPPSTAPPATPAPPPPVLTPSGAPEPIAAELDAPWSILVLPNGGVLVSERDRGTVVEVLPDGSHRVAGTVPGVVAGGEGGLLGLAFLPGDGDRPDRVYAYHTADSENRVVRMPLTGAPGSLALGGSEAVLTGIPRGGANHNGGRIAFGPDGLLYVTSGDAGNRDAAQDPGSLSGKILRVTPDGAAAPGNPFGNAVWSLGHRNPQGIAWDANGGLWAAEFGQNTWDELNRITRGANYGWPVVEGVAGDPRFVDPVLQWSTAEASPSGLAVIGDTLFLAALRGERLWTIAPATTGGALESASWFTGDLGRIRDAAAAPDGSLWLITNNTDGRGSPGEGDDRLYRVPLAAAG